GTGCATGCTCAGGACGGCCCGGCTCAGTCAATGCACGGGTGATTTGTCATATGGCTAACCATCCGGCCGTCAGAAATATTTTGAAAACCCGAGGAATTGACATTCCGGCTGCAACACTTTTTGTCGGTGCACTGCATGACACGACCAGAGATGAAATAGAATTTTACGATGACAATTTTGCAGATGTTCAGATAACCGTATTGCATAAACATAATAAGGTAGTTTTTAATGAAGCATTGACCAGAAATGCAAAAGAAAGGTCGAGAAGGTTTGTAATGACCAATTCAAAAATGGACATCAAAAAACTTCATGAAACCATCAAAATGCGATCTGTTTCCCTTTTTGAACCCCGACCGGAACTTAATCATGCTACCAATTCTCTCTGTATTATCGGCAGAAGAAAATTGACAGACAAACTCTTTCTGGACAGAAGAGCTTTTATGAATTCGTATGATTATTCTATAGATCCTGAAGGAAAATACCTTTTCAATATTCTTTCGGCTGCGGCTCCCGTATGTGGTGGTATCAATCTGGAATATTATTTTTCAAGAGTGGACAATCTGAAGCTGGGTGCCGGTACTAAGCTTCCCCATAATGTCATGGGTCTGATTGGTGTAGCCAATGGGATAGATGGAGATTTGCGTCCGGGTCTTCCGAATCAAATGGTAGAAGTACACGACCCTCTACGACTGCTAATGATTGTAGAGCACTATTCGGAGGTAGTGTTAAAAACGATTCAACGAACACCGGAATTATATGAATGGTTTGAGAATGAATGGGTGCATCTGATAGTAATCCATCCTGAAACGCTGAAAATGAGTCGATTCAGGAATGGCTTTTTCAAGGACTATAATCCAGATTATAAACCGGAAAAAACTGACCAACTTGATACACTTTTTGAAACAGAAACAGACAATCTACCTGTCTTTTTGATAAAATAAATTCTTATGGAAAAAGTATTGGAGTTATTGATCATATGGCCATTTCTGGCTTTTGTTGTCTCTTTGTTTTTGCCGAAGCAAAATGAAAAATTAATTTCCGGATTTACATTCGGTATGGTGAGCATTCATTTTCTCAGCATAATATCCATGTTGGTTTACTGGGGATTTATTGGTTTTCCCACAATCAATCTCAAAGAATTCTCCATATATCATAGCGCAGATATGAATTTTTTTATTGATTTCTATTTTGATCATGTTACTGCGGTGTATTGTTTGGTTGGGTCCATGCTGACTTTTTTAGTGACGACATACAGCAGAATATATTTGCATAGGGAGTCCGGATATAAACGCTTTTTTTATACGATTCTTTTATTTTATTCCGGATACACTCTTGCCGTTTTTGCAGGTAATCTTGAAACACTTTTTATAGGATGGGAAATTCTTGGTCTTACATCTTTTTTATTGGTAGCATTTTACAGAGACCGATACCTGCCGGTAAAAAATGCCTTTAAAGTGTTTTCCATTTATCGTATCGGTGATGTCGGAATCATTCTGGCAATGTGGGCGAGTCATCATTTATGGCATGAAAATATCACTTTCATAAAATTGGCAAATTATGATTTGGTTCACGATCATTTGCAAAGCCATTCTATGTTTGGTCTTTTTATTTCTGTGATGATTCTGCTGGCAGCCTGTGCCAAGTCAGCTCAGTTTCCCTTTTCATCGTGGCTACCAAGGGCCATGGAAGGTCCTACACCATCCAGTGCTATTTTTTATGGATCGCTTTCTGTACATCTGGGTGTATTTTTATTACTAAGAACAATGCCGTTTTGGGAACACCAACTCGTAGCCAAAATTCTCATTGGCTTCATAGGATTGTTGACCGCAGCTATTGCTGCTTCCATCGGAAGGGTACAGTCATCCGTCAAAAGTCAGATCGCTTATGCTTCTGTAGCTCAGATCGGTTTGATGTTTTTTGAACTTGCCCTTGGATTGGAAACGCTTGCATTGGTACACTTTGCCGGAAATGCTTTTTTGAGAACCTACCAACTTCTGGTTTCACCATCCGCAGTAAGTTATCTGATAAGAGAACAGTTTTATAATTTTGAACCCAAACATGAAAATATTGAAACCCATTTTTCCAAAAAACTTGAATATTCACTTTTTCTTTTGAGTATAAAGGAGTGGAATATGGATGAACTTCTGGATAGAATCTTGTGGAAGCCCTTTAAAAATCTTGGTAATATTCTAAGATTTATTAATATTCAAAACATTTATTATATCACAATACCTGCTTTTATAGGTGGCGTTATCATTCAATTATTCAGATATAGTCTACCGACCTTTATCGTTGAAGTATTGCCGGAGATATTTGCTGTGATCGGTCTTATGTTGGTTTTCAGAGCTTATGCCGGGAGAAAAAATATTTTTGTGGTCTGGACATTGCTGATTATGAATCACTTTTGGGTGATGCTGGCTATTTCCTTTAATGAGGCTTTAAATATTGCGGAAATATTATTTTATCTCGCTGGTGTTGTTTTAGCAGGATCGATCGGATATCTTGTGTTATACAGAATTCAAAAACTTGAAAAAAATATCGACTTAAACGGATATCAGGGTCACGTGTATGAACATCCAAAACTGGCAGTTATATTTCTGATTGCCTGTCTCGGTCTTGCCGGATTTCCTATTACATCGACGTTCATTGGCGAAGATATAATGTTTTCTCATGTCGAATACAATCAGGTGTTTCTTGCATTCTACCTTGCGATGGGTTTTGTAATTTCCGGTATCGCATTGATCAGAATGTATGCAAGGATATTTTTGGGCCCACATGTCAAAAGGTATCATGTGATTGCACAGCGATCTAGTTAATTAATTTTTTTCTATGCGGTTGGTCTCTTAAGCGACCATCCCCTTCTTAGAAATTCAAGGACTAATGGTTCTTTTAAAGCACCCTCCTTTTCTGATAAAGTTTTATTGCTGGACAAAATAGCTTTATCTAATGCTGTTACCGTTAAATAAACAATGCCAACCATAAGGGCCATCATTACAAACATTACTGCGGTGGATGTTTTTAGGCTAACACTTATTGTAATTGGTACAACAAATACCAATAGTACCCCAATAATAATAACTATATTGGTTAAAGTGTTTACAGTTGAGTGCACGCTGCGACAAGACTTACATCTTGGAACTCCAATTTTCACTTCATTAAATTTTACATTTCTGTACACTAAAAGATTTGTTCTGTCTCTCACATTATAAACAGATGAAAAACAATTATCTTCCATCATTTTATTATGTGAACCAGTATTACAAAAACTACATTTGGTGTTTATCGGCTCAAACCTTCTTTTGGTTTCATTTAAAATATGTGTATTTAAGAACGGATTATTTTCCATCAGTATAAATTTGGAGAAAGATACTAATTCCCTGAAAAGTGTGCAAAAAATATTGTCATCAAACAAATTGTTGGCATTTTCAACTACCAATTTTGTCATCAATACAGAACGGACGTTCACTTATCTGGATGAAAAAATCGGGTTATTTTGAGTGCCATAAAGAAGGTCATTTTAGGTAGAATACACTGAAAACAGTTAAATCATCTGAAAAATGAATATATCAATGATATGATTTCTACAAATTGTCGTATTAAAAAGGCAGTTCTTCATCATCATCTTTCTTCTTTAGTTGATTTTCCGAATCTTCTTTTGAATCTTTTTTTAGATTTAGTCGAGACAGTAGGTCTATATCCAACTCAGGAACTACTTCCTTGATAAATTCTATTTCTGTCATGATGTCATTAGGGCCTAAATCCATCTCAGGGTTACCTTCTTCTACCATTTCGATTATTCTGATGAGATTTCTATATTGACCCAATCTTACCACTTTCTCACCAGGCTTAAACCATATATGCCATCCACCATTGACCAAAACAGCATAATTATCATCATCATCCACCTGGTAGTAGTCATCCATGATATATATTTGGTCTGTGCCTGTGAGTGCAAAATCTTCGCCAAATTCATTCAATTCGTAGCATGGAGTACAGTAAAAAATGTCTCCGGACTCCAGGTCAGTAGCAAGGATCACTTCAAAATTTAGCTTCATTATTTTTTGTTTTTATAGAACCGATTAATTAAGGGTGAAAATAGTTATTTGATATCCAACTATACGCATTTATATATATACGCAAATATAAAAAATCAATAAAAAATCAAAATAATGCTGGATATCAACAGTTTTACTTCCCTATACAGAAAGTGAAGTAAAAATTATATTAGTTTGTATATCAATACATTAGATAGTTTTTTGTATTGATAAAATATCACATTAGCAACAAATACACTTAGTGTTCATGTTACACTAACTAAACCCCCCTTTGATTTTGAAATAAATATGTCTGGAGTTTGCTGTGTGGCTTATGATCTGTAAAAGTAAAAGGAAATATACCTACCTACCCCCTACTTATCTATAATAATTCTTTGTTGCTTTCATTTTTCTGTCAAGCTCTGATATTAAATCTGATTGTTTGGTATGGTCTTTATCATTGCAAAGTTCTTTGATTTCCTTCTTTAGTCTGGAATAGTATTCTGGCTTGTCAAAGGCTTTTAAAGCCCTTAATTTTTCCACTTCCTGCATTATCTTTTCCTGACCAATTAAATTGACTGCCATAAGGTTTAATTGCTTCCAAAAGTCTTTTGGGCTGTTCATATCCTGTAAATTAAAATTGATTGAATTAATTTTCTGTATTGATTCATATTCTGAATACCACTTTTCAAAGATACTAATATAAAATTTCTGATCTGTCAAAGTACTTGCTGTAATTTCATTCAATTTAAACTGATCTGTTAATCTGTTCAAATGTCTGTTTTCATATCTAAGTACATTCTGACCTGTCCAAACTTCTGGAAGGATTAATTTTTTTGCTTTGCCTTCTGCTACCTTGTTATAAAAAACCTTTTGCTTTTGTCCATTGGAATAATAAAGGCTTTTGCCTTGTGGCTGCCTTAAATAGTATCTACTTTCACCTAAATAAGGATAGTATGATTCTGGTCTATAATCCATCATTAAATTTTGTGCAAAATCTATCCTTCTTACTTTGGCTTTCATTATAGGCAAATGAAGTTCATCAGATAGCTTTATAAAGGCTCTGGTGCTGTCTGATCTTGTAAGTGTGTGAAAGTTATCAGGAAGGAAATACTTTGCAATACTGCCCTTTAAAGATACTCCCTGTCCTGATACACTCACTTTGTAATTGTCAAATGTACCTGTATAATAATTCTGTCCTTCTTTGGTTTCATGTTCTGTATAGTCCTGCATTTGTTGCAAAACATTTGAAACATTAAGATTTCCAATTTCATGTATTGGTAGCCATAAATTAACAGTATCATACATAAATACAATTGATTAAATTAGTCAAAAGAAACATCTTACTATAATACAAGTCCATCATTCTGGTATTTCTGCTTAAATACTGTTTATTGCAAAATTATCAAACCAATTTTTAATTATCTTGATGTTCTTTTTCATGCTGTCAATATGTCTTTCCTTTGCACCTGAAATAATATAATTAGCATCATGTTTTTTCATCATTTTAGATAAGTCTTCTATTGCTCCACTCATGTAAATTGCATCTGTAAATCCTTCTGGTTTAGGTTGCCAAATAGGGTGATCTTTTAGTAAATCTTTTAATTTCATGTTTAAATTATTTAATTGTTTATTAAAGTCCATTATATTGATAAAATGGAATTGCCTGCTTTCTCATATCCCTGATCAGGTCATCATATCCACCATCTATAAATTTTTGATAGTGACTACTTATCAGGTTTCTGGCATCAGGAAAGATTAAAATTTCAATTTCTGAATAATCCTTATTAAGCAAAAATAAGTACCCATCATTTCTAAAATCAAACATTGGATTGATACTTCCATCTTTCAGAAGTCTGTTTGCATTTGGATAGCCATATCCAATTCTGGAAATTCTAAGTCTTCAATGTAAATACTGCTTAAATTCAAACCATTACCGGTTAAACTCCATTCTGCTATTCTTTTTACTGTCTGTTTCAACAAACTGCCTGCATTCTGTTTTGTAAAGAAATAACTGTCCTTTGGAATTGACAAAATTTGTCAAGCCCTGATAATTGCCTATCTGATCATTGAAAGAAATACAATCCAATCTTTTTTTACTTCTGATCTTATTTGCTTCTTTTGTGTCATCAGGTAGCTGAATAAATTTGAAATATGCTGCTTTCATTTTGTACTTTTTTTAAGGTGTACAAAATTTATTGCTGCTGTTTCAATTTCTGCTGTTGTGGCTTTCCTGCCCTGCAAAAGCCATTGATCTATTTCCTGTTTATTGAAATAGATATGTTTGCCTTGTGGCTTGTAACAAGGTATTCCACCTGTGGAAGTAAGTTTGTAAAGATAGCTTTTTGAAAGTCCTGTATAGGCTGCTACTTCATCAAAAGTTAATACTGTCTTTTGTGATAACATCAAGGTTTCTATATTCCTCCTGACTTGTACCCATCGAATTTAGTGCGTTTATAAAATATTGATTATCAGCATTATCACGTTTTATTTTCTTAATTTTACCGCACTAAATGAGTGTTTTGGAGTGAAAATCAGGATAGTCAAAACCGCATCAAATGCCAAAGCGGTTCAAATAGTACGGTATCAAAACAACAGGCGAATCATTTTACACCATATTGGCTCGGCTCATAACGAAATCGAACTAGATGAACTTATGACTATAGCTAATGAATGGATCAAAGACGCTTCAAAGCAGTTATCTGTTTTTCCCGATGAAAGCCCAAACAAACTACTTCATCTCAATCATTGTACATTTATCGGGGTGCAATACCATTTTTTCTACCAACAGATAAATACTATACAGGATAAATTGGGGTTTGTTGGGTTGCCGGCATTATTGAATGATTTGGTAACAATGAGGATATTTGAACCAGCATCTAAACTTCGTTCCTTAGAATTGATGGAACATTTTTTTGGCATAAAACATAGTCGTAAGAGTTATTACAAGATTGCTCCA
The genomic region above belongs to Saprospiraceae bacterium and contains:
- a CDS encoding helix-turn-helix domain-containing protein, which codes for MLSQKTVLTFDEVAAYTGLSKSYLYKLTSTGGIPCYKPQGKHIYFNKQEIDQWLLQGRKATTAEIETAAINFVHLKKSTK